The Anomalospiza imberbis isolate Cuckoo-Finch-1a 21T00152 chromosome 2, ASM3175350v1, whole genome shotgun sequence nucleotide sequence TTGACATCCTGTTTTGAGTTGCTTATAATTAGAATTTGCAATTTACAACTGCAAAACTGAGTTGGTAAGGCATTCTAAAAATGACTTTTAATGTTCTTTAATTGCTTTAATGAATTTTCAGATAAAACACGGAAAGTTGTTAccttaaaatataaaaagtcAATTGAGTCTCTAAAATTGTTATCTACTTGATTACTTCTAACAAAGAGCAAGTTTGTTTTCATTGGTTTGGTTTGAATGCTCCCATGAACTCAGCTTTAGGCTTGCACTCAACTAGGTGTGCTGGCCTTAGTCAGGCTTCTAAATGATGGTCTGTGGCTGCGCAGTGAATTCCCAAGTTCTCACTGGAGTTCTAAttaattaatgtaattttgGGGTGCCCTTTTCTTTTGCCCACATCTCAGAGCAGGTTAGCAGTCCCTAGGTCTGCCAGGCAGGATGGCATCTACTTGTGCTCCAAGAACTTGGCTTTCCAGAAAAAACGAAGGTGTTTCAGATCTATTTGAGCTAAGTACATTAACTGCTCTTGCttctctcaggcacatggtacAGGAGCAGCAGCCTACCTTCAAGGAtgtaaaaatgctgttttcaaaTAAGATCCTCGTTGCTTTCTTCAGGATGCTGTATTAAACCaggaacagaaaacagaaagcacATGATGTTAGTAAGCAGTGGTTGAAGCTTTAACAATTTAATGCGGGGAAAAAAGTTGCAGAGGTTTCAAACgcagctggggagaagccaATTTTGTACGTCCAAAAGAGAGTTGGAAGCAACAATCTTTACACCTGAATCCCCAAATCTTCATCTCTGAGGCCTGAAGGGAGCATGTCAGAGGGGAAACAAGTTGTTCAGACTCTGTGCTTGAAAGTAGAGACCAAAGTCTTTCGAGTCTGCTCCCGAGATTCGCTCATGCCCGTCAGCAGCACGGGGTCTGTCCTGTGCTCTGCCTGGTAGAAGGGACAATTCCTCAGGTGCTCTGACATGCTTGGGACGTCGCTGCGCTGCCAGTTGTGAACTCTGGAGAACAGGCTGCTGAACTGCCAGATCTAATGCAAGAGAGGGGACAGGAATCGGGGAGAGGAAATTAGGATTTTAAATAGCTCTCTATGCTTACAATGGGTGTACATTACTCACTCTGGACACTGCAATGAACATCTGATGGTGCAGGGCTGGCATAGCAAGAGAAAGTGGGGTCTGTATTGTTATGTACCTTGTACttgctggttttgctgctttagTTATCACCTGCTGTTTTTAATGGGGATGGTAATACTTAAATATCAGGAATTCTTAGTTCTCAGTGCCTAGAAATGGTGCACATGCAAATGGATTACCCAAGATGAGCTTGGGTGGGGACTTTCAGAAAATGTCTAGTTACACCTTCATCCTTTTTTTGGATGTACTGCACTCAACAGCCCTGGCCCCTGACAAAAATACCCTGTGCAAATTCACAACCTCATGGACCTTCCCCACATCTGCATGCACATATGCAGCTTTTCTTGTCATTCTCATATTTTATCTGAAGAAAACACATGACTCTTTTTCCCAGTGTCACAGTCACTTGCCTTTTTGCGAGCTCTCCAAGAAGTACCACCATGGGaatatctttttttctcccagacCAGCAGGACCATTCCCCTCTCTTGAAGAAGAGTGGCACAGATGTCCCTCATGAGCACTGACACTTGTGATAGCTGAGATAAACTGAAGCTGTCCAGGAATCCTGCAATGTACTTGAGCACTTCCACTGGGAGGCTGCTCAGCAAGTCCCTGTTTCTCCCTCTACTATCCACTAAGGAATTGCACTTGCCCGGTTCAGCAAGAAGGGTGTCCACCTCTGGCTTAATAGCAAACGTCTTGAGAGGCTTGCTGTAAATAACCTTGGCCTTAAGTCCCTCGGGGCGGAAGTGATTTTGGACAAAAGGACATCCCAAGTAGGCCAGTGGGCAGCGATGCTGGAACCATCCGTCCAGGCATGACTGGATATCAGCGTGCACATTTTTGAAGTGGAATGGGAACTCATCCCTCCTAAAGAAATGACTGCAAGTGAATGTGAAAGCTGAACTGCTTTTGTTGTGTCTTCTGGTTACACATTCAGTGTAGAGCTCCATGTGCAGTTCTGGTGTGCTGTTTTCATCCAGAATATCTGCTAGAACTGCGCTGGAGGAGAAGGGCTCCAAAGGAAAGCTGTATGTCTGTGTTGCAAAATCCACAAAGAGTCCATCGATACCTCTTGCTTCAGAGATCTCATGGCCTTTCAGCTCTTTTTCCAGAGCACATAGCAGTGTGGCTTCAACTATATTTGTCTTAGGTAGTTCTTCTATGTTTATTCCCAGTTCTGAGGTATCCACTGACTTATCTGAAGTTGGCATCTTGTGGCCTAGTGCATCTCCTAGTCGTGCTCTTTTGCCACAGTAACTAACTGGCACTTTGAAGGTGTAGACAGTCTTCACCTCCTGGGCTTCCAAGTTCCCATAGACAAAGTCCTTTTCTCTGGGAGTACAAGCAGCCATCTGGCCAAAGCGGATGAGCATTCCCCCATGATGTACCAGATACATGTTGTAATCCGCTACACCGACTTCCTTCTTCAGCCTCTCCAGGACCCCTTCTTGCCAGGGAGCCAGTCCATTCAGTTCTCTACTCGGTGTTACTTGTTCAGACTTTTGGCCCTTTCCCTCTTCTGCACCATCAGGTCCTTCCTTTGCCTTCTCTGTGGAGCTGGCAGCACGAGAGGCTGATGCTGTTTTCTTGGAAGCCTCCTCTGTCTTTTGTCCTGTGCTGGTTGCTGAGCCTGTTACCTGGCAAGCCAGAAGCTCTTTGCTGAAAATGTTCTCCCATGTTTTATAACTCCCCAGATCCATTCCTTCTTTGTCCTTTGCCAAATCTTCGCGCTCACGTTGGCTGAGCTGGTCATTGCCCTCTTGGGAACCACAGGCAGCTCCTCCCACAGCACCTGCTTCCCCACCCATGGCTTGATCCATTAGTTCTTCCAGTTCATCCTTTTTCCTCCACTCTGGAAATAATTCAGCTATTTTCAAAGCCCTGAAAAGTATCTTCTGGTCTCTGAGTGCCAAAGCTGTGTCCAGACATTCTTCATTCAAGGTCTCTTTCATAATATTCTTGTGCAGCGTTGTGTCTGAATCCACATTTGGCCAGCGGTTCCACTCCATGGAGCAGCAGACAACACTGGCTGGACAGACCTGGAGGTGCTTCCCCAGCTTAAAGCGGGCCATGGAGAAAGGGCAGCCATAGGCTGAGTTGAGGCAGGACACCTGCTCCAAAGGGCAGAGCAATTTGTGCTCCTCCTCCTTGCACATGTGGAAGGTGGCCCCGCAGTGGAGGTGGCAGCTGATCACCATGCAGGACACGGAGACCTCAATGGGTGCACAGCAGTGCCGGCTGAAACATCGCTCACAGTGCCTGTGTTGCCCAGGGGGAGCTTTCTGGGCCCGGTGCTGTGCGTGGCAAAGACAAGAAGACAAGAGTTATTTTCCGCAGGAATGAGGATGGCCACAGACCCTCCACGCCCATGGCTGGTTTCCACACATGAGGTGTTAACATGCTCTTCTGGTGGGAATGAGGCTGTGAGAAAGTGACTGCCAGCTCCATACAGTCACGTATCACCTCTGATCCCCACGGAACAGCATGGCCTGGTACCAGCACAGATAGAGACAAGGTCTTTACTCCTTAGCTCAGGCAGCCAGGGTATGAGCTGTTTTCTGCCCCAGTATTTCACCAGGCTGCTCTAATCAAGACTGCTAGGGGCACTGTGAAGGAGCATCCCACTTCCTCAACACTGAGTAGGAAAAATGAcattcctttttcctctctacATTTGGCCTAGGCCTCTTCTCGTCTCCCTACAAAGACGTGAATGTTGCACAATGAACCTCCCTTTGCTCTATACCACCAAGGTCAAGAGTGAGGATTATCTTCAGGATAATTCCAGTGTGGAAAACAGCCTGGGTAAGAGCTAGTTTCCTTGGCCTTCTTTACTCTGCTTTCCTGATTTACCCTTACACTCCAATTGTTGGTTTACAGAACTAGAGGCTGCTCAGTCATGACTTGAAGCTAATTCCCCAGATACCTTCAACTGGTATCAGTAACTTGGCCCACAGAAGGCCTGCTGCAAGTAGAAACCTCCCAGCTTTTGACTTCTTGCTCCTTACTATAGGAGCTGCATTCCAGCCTGGTTCTGGAATCACT carries:
- the FBXO40 gene encoding F-box only protein 40 isoform X3; the encoded protein is MGPCLQKNMTALLCSFASPVLPHPPHFSPAERNQERSVWYEHRDSMIKHRAQKAPPGQHRHCERCFSRHCCAPIEVSVSCMVISCHLHCGATFHMCKEEEHKLLCPLEQVSCLNSAYGCPFSMARFKLGKHLQVCPASVVCCSMEWNRWPNVDSDTTLHKNIMKETLNEECLDTALALRDQKILFRALKIAELFPEWRKKDELEELMDQAMGGEAGAVGGAACGSQEGNDQLSQREREDLAKDKEGMDLGSYKTWENIFSKELLACQVTGSATSTGQKTEEASKKTASASRAASSTEKAKEGPDGAEEGKGQKSEQVTPSRELNGLAPWQEGVLERLKKEVGVADYNMYLVHHGGMLIRFGQMAACTPREKDFVYGNLEAQEVKTVYTFKVPVSYCGKRARLGDALGHKMPTSDKSVDTSELGINIEELPKTNIVEATLLCALEKELKGHEISEARGIDGLFVDFATQTYSFPLEPFSSSAVLADILDENSTPELHMELYTECVTRRHNKSSSAFTFTCSHFFRRDEFPFHFKNVHADIQSCLDGWFQHRCPLAYLGCPFVQNHFRPEGLKAKVIYSKPLKTFAIKPEVDTLLAEPGKCNSLVDSRGRNRDLLSSLPVEVLKYIAGFLDSFSLSQLSQVSVLMRDICATLLQERGMVLLVWEKKRYSHGGTSWRARKKIWQFSSLFSRVHNWQRSDVPSMSEHLRNCPFYQAEHRTDPVLLTGMSESREQTRKTLVSTFKHRV
- the FBXO40 gene encoding F-box only protein 40 isoform X1; amino-acid sequence: MVTCTVLPHPPHFSPAERNQERSVWYEHRDSMIKHRAQKAPPGQHRHCERCFSRHCCAPIEVSVSCMVISCHLHCGATFHMCKEEEHKLLCPLEQVSCLNSAYGCPFSMARFKLGKHLQVCPASVVCCSMEWNRWPNVDSDTTLHKNIMKETLNEECLDTALALRDQKILFRALKIAELFPEWRKKDELEELMDQAMGGEAGAVGGAACGSQEGNDQLSQREREDLAKDKEGMDLGSYKTWENIFSKELLACQVTGSATSTGQKTEEASKKTASASRAASSTEKAKEGPDGAEEGKGQKSEQVTPSRELNGLAPWQEGVLERLKKEVGVADYNMYLVHHGGMLIRFGQMAACTPREKDFVYGNLEAQEVKTVYTFKVPVSYCGKRARLGDALGHKMPTSDKSVDTSELGINIEELPKTNIVEATLLCALEKELKGHEISEARGIDGLFVDFATQTYSFPLEPFSSSAVLADILDENSTPELHMELYTECVTRRHNKSSSAFTFTCSHFFRRDEFPFHFKNVHADIQSCLDGWFQHRCPLAYLGCPFVQNHFRPEGLKAKVIYSKPLKTFAIKPEVDTLLAEPGKCNSLVDSRGRNRDLLSSLPVEVLKYIAGFLDSFSLSQLSQVSVLMRDICATLLQERGMVLLVWEKKRYSHGGTSWRARKKASDCDTGKKSHVFSSDKI
- the FBXO40 gene encoding F-box only protein 40 isoform X2; this translates as MIKHRAQKAPPGQHRHCERCFSRHCCAPIEVSVSCMVISCHLHCGATFHMCKEEEHKLLCPLEQVSCLNSAYGCPFSMARFKLGKHLQVCPASVVCCSMEWNRWPNVDSDTTLHKNIMKETLNEECLDTALALRDQKILFRALKIAELFPEWRKKDELEELMDQAMGGEAGAVGGAACGSQEGNDQLSQREREDLAKDKEGMDLGSYKTWENIFSKELLACQVTGSATSTGQKTEEASKKTASASRAASSTEKAKEGPDGAEEGKGQKSEQVTPSRELNGLAPWQEGVLERLKKEVGVADYNMYLVHHGGMLIRFGQMAACTPREKDFVYGNLEAQEVKTVYTFKVPVSYCGKRARLGDALGHKMPTSDKSVDTSELGINIEELPKTNIVEATLLCALEKELKGHEISEARGIDGLFVDFATQTYSFPLEPFSSSAVLADILDENSTPELHMELYTECVTRRHNKSSSAFTFTCSHFFRRDEFPFHFKNVHADIQSCLDGWFQHRCPLAYLGCPFVQNHFRPEGLKAKVIYSKPLKTFAIKPEVDTLLAEPGKCNSLVDSRGRNRDLLSSLPVEVLKYIAGFLDSFSLSQLSQVSVLMRDICATLLQERGMVLLVWEKKRYSHGGTSWRARKKASDCDTGKKSHVFSSDKI